One window of Gloeocapsa sp. DLM2.Bin57 genomic DNA carries:
- a CDS encoding IS200/IS605 family transposase produces the protein FVASCGGVTISTLKTYIQNQDEIK, from the coding sequence TTTGTGGCTAGTTGTGGTGGTGTTACTATTTCAACCCTTAAAACTTATATACAGAATCAAGATGAAATAAAATAA